A window of the Cystobacter fuscus genome harbors these coding sequences:
- a CDS encoding alpha/beta hydrolase family protein, which produces MPDEYRFHVDGRIPVLKLHVEPRPAPAVLVLHGLGANADVQRGELNLLAHGGFSAVGVDAPHHGARRDAWLDEMEQLGPSESHARLLHAIREAARDVSRVIDHVVYEGHGPIGLVGISFGAYTALAVAMEDSRVQATVSLLGSPDWTPREGPITEEIGELMRHAPVHRPWDCARNPLLMVNAGRDGIVPPHRARDFAQTLWQGLPGWGSHVEYFEYPESDHMMRQQDWEDSWERTLGFLRRHLHRG; this is translated from the coding sequence ATGCCCGACGAATACCGCTTCCACGTGGATGGCCGCATTCCCGTACTCAAGCTGCACGTCGAACCCCGGCCCGCGCCGGCCGTCCTCGTCCTGCACGGGCTGGGAGCCAACGCGGACGTCCAGCGGGGGGAGCTGAACCTGCTCGCCCACGGGGGCTTCAGCGCGGTGGGGGTGGATGCCCCGCACCACGGGGCCCGGCGCGATGCGTGGTTGGATGAAATGGAGCAGCTCGGCCCTTCCGAGTCCCATGCACGCCTGCTGCATGCCATCCGCGAGGCCGCCCGGGATGTGTCCCGCGTCATCGACCACGTGGTGTACGAGGGCCATGGCCCCATCGGGCTCGTGGGCATCTCGTTCGGGGCGTACACCGCGCTGGCGGTGGCCATGGAGGACTCGAGGGTCCAGGCCACCGTGTCCCTGCTCGGCTCGCCGGACTGGACGCCTCGGGAGGGACCCATCACCGAGGAGATTGGCGAGCTGATGCGCCACGCGCCCGTCCACCGTCCGTGGGACTGCGCGCGCAATCCCCTGCTGATGGTGAACGCGGGCCGGGATGGCATCGTCCCGCCACACCGGGCGAGAGACTTCGCCCAGACGCTCTGGCAGGGACTGCCTGGCTGGGGCTCCCACGTCGAGTACTTCGAGTACCCAGAGTCGGACCACATGATGCGACAACAGGATTGGGAGGACAGCTGGGAACGGACGCTGGGCTTCCTCCGGCGTCATCTCCATCGCGGGTGA
- a CDS encoding DUF1801 domain-containing protein, which yields MQRKATTVDQYLASLPEDRRAALSAVRDVIRKNLDGDYEEGMQYGMIGYYVPHTVFPAGYHVDPKQPLPFASLASQKNHMAVYLMCVYGQPEQEQWFREAWAKTGKKLDMGKSCVRFKKLEDVALDVIGEAIRRVPAKKYIAHYTSVIQRPEKKKAPAAAKGKPAAKRKPAAKKRAK from the coding sequence ATGCAGCGCAAGGCCACCACCGTCGACCAGTACCTCGCCTCGCTTCCCGAGGATCGCCGCGCGGCGCTCTCCGCCGTGCGCGACGTCATCCGGAAGAACCTCGATGGGGACTACGAGGAGGGCATGCAGTACGGGATGATTGGTTACTACGTCCCGCATACGGTGTTCCCGGCGGGCTACCACGTCGATCCGAAGCAGCCGCTGCCGTTCGCGTCACTGGCCTCCCAGAAGAACCACATGGCCGTCTATCTGATGTGTGTCTACGGCCAGCCGGAGCAGGAGCAGTGGTTTCGCGAGGCGTGGGCGAAGACGGGCAAGAAGCTCGACATGGGCAAGTCGTGCGTGCGCTTCAAGAAGCTCGAGGACGTGGCGCTCGACGTGATTGGCGAGGCCATCCGCCGCGTGCCCGCGAAGAAGTACATCGCGCACTACACGTCCGTGATCCAGCGTCCGGAGAAGAAGAAGGCACCGGCCGCCGCGAAGGGCAAGCCGGCGGCGAAGCGGAAGCCGGCGGCGAAGAAGCGCGCGAAGTGA
- a CDS encoding dihydrofolate reductase family protein, producing MQAQMRKLKYHVAMTLDGFIAREDDSTDFFPHLSPPDHVMDYLDNLASAYDTVVMGRSTYEFGLKAGVTDPYPSMETHVCSRSMKESPSPRVHLVREDVVGFVKELKSRPGQQKDMSRIVRAAQLSVSKDIYLCGGGLLATTLFDAGLIDEVLIKVNPVMIGSGKAVAPRLAQLVGLELLGTRTYQSGVVLLHYAVKR from the coding sequence ATGCAAGCCCAGATGCGCAAGCTCAAGTATCACGTGGCCATGACCCTCGACGGCTTCATCGCCCGAGAGGATGACTCGACGGATTTCTTCCCCCACCTCTCCCCGCCCGACCACGTCATGGACTACCTCGACAACCTGGCCTCGGCGTACGACACCGTGGTGATGGGACGGAGCACCTACGAGTTCGGCCTGAAGGCGGGCGTCACGGACCCGTACCCGTCCATGGAGACCCATGTCTGCTCGCGATCCATGAAGGAGAGTCCCTCCCCCCGTGTGCACCTCGTCCGGGAGGACGTCGTCGGCTTCGTGAAGGAACTCAAATCACGTCCAGGCCAGCAGAAGGACATGAGCCGCATCGTGCGCGCCGCCCAGCTGAGCGTCAGCAAGGACATCTACCTGTGCGGCGGAGGGCTCCTGGCGACGACCCTCTTCGACGCGGGCCTCATCGACGAGGTCCTCATCAAGGTGAACCCGGTGATGATTGGCTCGGGCAAGGCAGTCGCCCCGCGGCTCGCCCAGCTCGTCGGGCTCGAGTTGCTCGGCACCCGGACGTACCAGAGTGGCGTGGTGCTGCTGCACTACGCCGTCAAGCGCTGA
- a CDS encoding SLC13 family permease, with amino-acid sequence MITIIALGVLVIAIVLLSIDRIPIEVSSLAIIVLLVLSGLVTPREALSGFSSDTAIFIFTLLALTQGLSATGVMQLVGRRLISLSRFNPRVFTVLMLVAVCAFSSVASNTAVTAAFLPVVTAVSSQARVATRGLLMPMAFTSMLGGTIFLFGTSTNLVVSAALEQVGLERIGFAELAPVGLPLAIIGIIATLLLVRRLLPERGVEGGERVLAPREYVTEAVLTPGSRLVGKELRYVTEGLGIPVRGLVREGVTLPPAPGEVLVAREHLIIAGGLDDILRVKDLRSIGLSAALRIPEGQRQAYTLVEVSVPPTSGLAGRSLRDIRFAERYGLVALAIHRHPTLQRAHQHLSLVGSFRGRDALKNLPLAVGDMLLLGGPERRVRELARDEELTVLGSVEYQRPRYRRAVLSVCIFASTVVIAGLRITSPAIAGLAGLVVMVAVGCVDARTAFRVDWRVVIMIGALLALGLAMEKSGVGALLAQGVIPLVGVVGPRGVLCVLMIATVLLSVPMSNQAAALIMLPVGIHAALDMGLEPRAFAMGICLAASYSFLTPLEPSAALVYGPGRYRFRDFLRVGTPLSVLMLALLTVAVPLVWPFTTA; translated from the coding sequence ATGATCACGATAATCGCCCTGGGCGTGCTGGTGATCGCCATCGTCCTGCTCTCCATCGATCGCATCCCCATCGAGGTGAGCTCCCTTGCCATCATCGTGTTGTTGGTACTGAGCGGGCTCGTGACACCGCGGGAGGCCCTCTCCGGGTTCTCGAGCGACACGGCCATCTTCATCTTCACGCTCCTGGCGCTGACGCAGGGGCTCAGTGCGACCGGTGTGATGCAGCTCGTCGGCCGGCGGCTGATCTCCCTCTCGCGCTTCAACCCGCGGGTCTTCACCGTCCTGATGCTGGTGGCCGTCTGCGCGTTCTCCTCCGTCGCGTCGAACACGGCGGTGACGGCGGCGTTTCTCCCCGTGGTGACCGCGGTGTCCTCTCAGGCGAGAGTGGCCACGCGCGGGCTGTTGATGCCCATGGCGTTCACCTCCATGTTGGGCGGCACCATCTTCCTGTTCGGCACGTCCACCAACCTCGTCGTCAGCGCGGCGCTGGAGCAGGTGGGACTCGAGCGCATTGGCTTCGCCGAGCTCGCGCCGGTGGGGCTGCCGCTGGCGATCATCGGAATCATCGCGACGCTGCTCCTCGTGCGGCGCTTGCTCCCGGAGCGTGGCGTGGAGGGCGGCGAGAGGGTCCTGGCTCCGCGTGAGTACGTGACGGAGGCGGTGCTCACGCCTGGCTCCCGGCTGGTGGGAAAGGAGCTTCGCTACGTCACCGAGGGACTTGGGATTCCGGTGCGGGGGCTCGTGCGCGAGGGCGTCACGTTGCCTCCCGCGCCCGGGGAAGTGCTCGTGGCCCGGGAGCACCTCATCATCGCTGGCGGCCTGGATGACATCTTGCGTGTGAAGGATCTGCGCAGCATCGGCCTCAGCGCCGCTCTCCGGATTCCCGAGGGCCAGCGACAGGCGTATACCCTCGTCGAGGTGTCGGTGCCGCCGACGTCGGGCCTGGCCGGCAGGTCCTTGCGCGACATCCGCTTCGCGGAGCGCTACGGCCTCGTGGCTCTGGCCATCCACCGCCACCCCACGCTTCAGCGCGCCCATCAGCATCTGAGCCTGGTGGGCAGCTTCAGGGGGAGGGATGCCCTGAAGAACCTCCCCCTGGCCGTGGGCGACATGCTGCTGCTCGGTGGGCCCGAGAGACGTGTCCGTGAGCTCGCGCGGGACGAGGAGCTGACCGTGCTCGGCAGTGTCGAATATCAGCGGCCGCGCTACCGTCGCGCCGTGCTCTCCGTGTGCATCTTCGCCAGCACGGTGGTCATCGCGGGGCTGCGAATCACCTCACCGGCCATCGCGGGGCTGGCGGGTCTGGTGGTGATGGTGGCGGTGGGCTGTGTCGACGCACGCACGGCGTTCCGCGTGGATTGGCGGGTCGTCATCATGATTGGCGCGTTGCTGGCCCTGGGGTTGGCGATGGAAAAGAGCGGCGTGGGCGCGTTGCTCGCCCAGGGAGTCATTCCCCTGGTGGGCGTCGTGGGACCCCGCGGAGTGCTCTGCGTGCTCATGATCGCCACCGTCCTGCTCTCCGTGCCCATGAGCAATCAGGCCGCCGCGCTGATCATGCTTCCCGTCGGAATCCATGCCGCGCTGGACATGGGGCTCGAGCCGCGAGCGTTCGCCATGGGGATCTGCCTGGCCGCGTCGTACTCGTTCCTCACGCCCCTGGAGCCGTCCGCCGCATTGGTGTACGGCCCCGGGCGCTATCGCTTCCGCGACTTCCTGCGCGTGGGCACGCCCCTCTCCGTGCTGATGCTCGCGCTGCTGACGGTGGCCGTGCCGCTCGTCTGGCCATTCACGACGGCATGA
- a CDS encoding serine hydrolase domain-containing protein: MLASPRLTVAGLVGFMTALPALAATPSPIRINPARIDAVFKDYNSPSSPGCALGIYQDGRVLYSRGYGMADLNQATPITPTTLFDVGSVSKQFTAASVVLLANEGKLALTDDIRKYLPEIPDYGTPITVDHLLHHTSGLRDYNQLLFFKGYHYEDFTDDDDALDVIARQRALKFKPGTRFEYSNTGYFLAALIVKRVTGKSLAEFARERLFQPLGMTRSHFRDDHTAVLPGRATAYSPSGKEAYRIDMSNWEQLGDGQVQTNVTELVKWEENFYSARIGGRALIDRLQERGVLDTGASTSYGRGLFLDTYRGVPRIQHSGSWGGYRALLTRYPAQHVSIAVLCNRGDARPNLAESVADVVLGETFRAAEQQQEAKAPAPASPRAPEAAAGALARYVGLYYDESAQRVVHILEQDGRLQLQPGVGRSWPLRAVGGERFEMEGVPLELVFSDGQLTMSRREGVLGVFKRAQPAPLPDGDWKQLAGAYYSLELDATWSIELKDGKAVLKGRALGAHPLETTFADALNSTFGLVRLTHDEAGRLTGFVFNELRFERKPR; this comes from the coding sequence ATGCTCGCATCGCCGCGCCTCACGGTCGCGGGGCTCGTCGGCTTCATGACGGCGCTTCCGGCCCTTGCCGCCACCCCCTCGCCCATCCGCATCAACCCGGCCCGCATCGATGCGGTGTTCAAGGACTACAACAGCCCCTCGAGCCCGGGCTGTGCCCTGGGCATCTACCAGGACGGCCGGGTCCTCTACTCCCGGGGCTACGGCATGGCCGACTTGAACCAGGCCACGCCCATCACCCCCACCACGCTGTTCGACGTCGGCTCTGTTTCCAAGCAGTTCACCGCCGCGAGCGTCGTGCTGCTGGCCAACGAGGGGAAGCTCGCGCTGACGGATGACATCCGCAAGTACCTGCCCGAAATCCCAGACTACGGAACGCCCATCACCGTCGACCACCTGCTCCACCACACGAGCGGCCTGCGCGACTACAACCAGTTGCTCTTCTTCAAGGGCTACCACTACGAGGACTTCACGGATGACGACGACGCCCTGGACGTCATCGCCCGCCAGCGTGCCCTGAAGTTCAAGCCCGGGACGCGTTTCGAATACAGCAACACCGGCTACTTCCTGGCGGCGCTCATCGTGAAGCGTGTCACCGGCAAGAGCCTGGCCGAGTTCGCCCGGGAGCGGCTCTTCCAGCCCCTCGGCATGACGCGGAGCCACTTCCGCGACGACCACACGGCCGTCCTGCCCGGCCGCGCCACCGCCTACTCCCCTTCGGGGAAGGAGGCCTATCGAATCGACATGTCGAACTGGGAGCAGTTGGGGGACGGGCAGGTCCAGACCAACGTCACCGAGCTCGTCAAATGGGAGGAGAACTTCTACAGCGCCCGCATCGGAGGGCGCGCCCTCATCGACAGGCTTCAGGAGCGGGGAGTCCTGGACACGGGAGCCAGCACCTCCTATGGCCGGGGACTCTTCCTGGACACCTACCGCGGCGTGCCACGCATCCAGCACTCCGGGTCCTGGGGGGGCTATCGCGCGCTGCTGACGCGCTACCCCGCGCAACACGTCTCGATTGCCGTCCTCTGCAACCGGGGTGATGCCCGGCCGAATCTCGCCGAGAGCGTGGCGGACGTCGTCCTGGGCGAGACCTTCCGCGCGGCCGAGCAGCAGCAGGAGGCGAAGGCACCCGCGCCCGCCTCGCCTCGCGCACCGGAGGCCGCGGCCGGGGCGCTCGCCCGGTATGTGGGCCTCTACTACGACGAGAGCGCGCAGCGCGTGGTGCACATCCTCGAGCAGGACGGCCGGCTCCAGCTCCAGCCCGGCGTCGGGAGAAGCTGGCCCCTGCGGGCCGTGGGCGGCGAGCGCTTCGAGATGGAAGGCGTCCCGCTCGAGCTCGTCTTCTCGGACGGGCAGCTGACGATGTCGCGCCGTGAGGGGGTGCTGGGCGTCTTCAAGCGGGCGCAGCCGGCCCCGCTCCCGGACGGCGACTGGAAGCAACTGGCGGGGGCGTATTACAGCCTGGAGCTGGATGCCACCTGGAGCATCGAGCTGAAGGACGGGAAGGCGGTGCTGAAGGGCCGGGCCCTCGGGGCTCATCCGCTCGAGACGACCTTCGCCGATGCGCTCAACTCGACCTTCGGCCTCGTCCGGCTGACCCATGATGAAGCCGGGCGGCTGACGGGCTTCGTTTTCAACGAGCTCCGCTTCGAGCGGAAGCCGCGGTAG
- a CDS encoding DUF2087 domain-containing protein, with product MSRLALPFEVADLSAFARSLRDQLEHKPSHVELLNLLCRAAGFRNYQHFRADSEARQRLVAAQEVKPVPDHQLVEKVARHFDAEGRLLRWPARRPHLGLCLWVLWSRIPSGSVLSEREINELLNRWHVFGDHAVLRRALFEAGLVDRTQDCRKYRRIEQKPPVELGALRARVTTAA from the coding sequence ATGTCCCGACTCGCCCTCCCCTTCGAGGTCGCCGATCTCTCGGCCTTCGCCCGCTCGCTTCGTGACCAGCTCGAGCACAAGCCGAGCCATGTGGAGCTGCTCAACCTGCTGTGCCGCGCGGCCGGCTTCCGGAACTACCAGCACTTCCGCGCCGACTCAGAGGCCAGGCAACGCCTGGTCGCAGCCCAGGAAGTGAAGCCTGTCCCCGACCATCAGCTCGTCGAGAAGGTCGCTCGGCATTTCGATGCAGAGGGGCGCTTGCTTCGCTGGCCAGCCAGGAGGCCCCACCTGGGGCTCTGCCTGTGGGTGCTCTGGTCACGCATCCCGAGCGGCAGCGTGCTCTCCGAACGCGAGATCAACGAGCTGTTGAACCGCTGGCATGTGTTCGGCGATCACGCCGTGCTCCGCCGGGCGCTGTTCGAGGCTGGCCTCGTCGACAGAACACAGGACTGCCGCAAGTACCGGCGTATCGAGCAGAAACCGCCGGTCGAGCTCGGCGCGCTGCGGGCCCGTGTGACCACCGCCGCCTAG
- a CDS encoding lipase maturation factor family protein, which yields MPDWFHASDFWIARLVLQRGLGLAYLIAFLVALEQFRPLLGERGLLPAPRFIARVRFRDAPSLFHFRYSDRLLVVVALAGILLSLTIVLGLPDAWPVPLTMAAWLVLWALYLSIVNVGQTFYSFGWESLLLEAGFLAAFLGPAWSAVPAPILWLFRWLLFRVEFGAGLIKMRGDPCWRELTCLYYHHETQPMPNPLSWYFHRLPGPLHRIEVLGSHFAQLVAPLLLFFPQPIASFAGLVIVITQAWLVLSGNFSWLNVVTIVLAASAFDDAALARVLPLERAGTMVVAWHDGLALAVTVLVVVLSYRPARNLFSREQIMNTSFDPLHLVNTYGAFGSITRERYELVLEGTHEERLTPDTEWREYEFRGKPTDPKRRPSQWAPYHLRLDWLMWFAALSPRYTPSWFPPFVEKLLENDPATLRLLRHNPFAERPPRAIRVILYRYRFTTWKERRDTGAWWTRTRLGEYLPPMALSG from the coding sequence GTGCCAGATTGGTTTCACGCCTCGGACTTCTGGATCGCGCGACTTGTCCTCCAGCGCGGCCTGGGGCTTGCCTACCTGATTGCCTTCCTGGTCGCACTGGAGCAGTTCCGCCCATTGCTCGGTGAGCGGGGTCTCCTTCCCGCGCCGCGGTTCATTGCCAGGGTTCGCTTCCGCGACGCGCCCAGCCTGTTTCACTTCCGCTACTCCGATCGCCTGCTGGTCGTCGTCGCGCTCGCGGGCATCCTCCTGTCGCTCACGATCGTCCTGGGGCTGCCGGATGCCTGGCCGGTGCCTCTCACGATGGCGGCATGGCTCGTGCTCTGGGCGCTCTACCTCTCCATCGTGAATGTCGGACAGACGTTCTACTCCTTCGGCTGGGAGTCGCTGCTCCTCGAGGCTGGCTTCCTCGCCGCGTTCCTCGGCCCGGCTTGGAGCGCGGTGCCCGCTCCGATCCTCTGGCTGTTCCGGTGGCTGCTGTTCCGCGTGGAGTTCGGGGCCGGGCTCATCAAGATGCGGGGTGACCCCTGCTGGCGTGAGCTCACCTGCCTCTACTACCACCATGAGACGCAGCCGATGCCGAACCCTCTCTCCTGGTACTTTCACCGCCTGCCCGGGCCGCTGCACCGGATTGAGGTTCTCGGCAGTCACTTCGCCCAGCTCGTCGCGCCGCTCCTGCTCTTCTTCCCGCAGCCGATCGCCTCCTTCGCGGGGCTGGTGATCGTCATCACCCAGGCATGGCTCGTGCTGAGCGGCAACTTCTCGTGGCTCAACGTCGTGACCATCGTGCTCGCCGCCTCGGCGTTCGACGATGCCGCACTCGCACGCGTTCTACCCCTCGAGAGGGCCGGCACGATGGTGGTGGCGTGGCACGATGGTCTCGCCCTCGCGGTCACCGTGCTCGTCGTCGTGCTCTCGTACCGTCCCGCGCGCAACCTCTTCTCGCGGGAGCAGATCATGAACACCAGCTTCGATCCTCTCCACCTCGTGAACACGTACGGTGCCTTTGGCAGTATCACGCGCGAGCGCTACGAGCTCGTTCTCGAGGGCACCCACGAAGAGCGTCTCACTCCGGACACGGAGTGGCGTGAATACGAATTCCGAGGCAAGCCGACCGACCCGAAGCGGCGCCCGTCACAATGGGCGCCGTACCACCTGCGGCTCGATTGGCTCATGTGGTTCGCCGCGCTGTCGCCAAGGTATACGCCCTCGTGGTTCCCTCCGTTCGTGGAGAAACTCCTGGAGAACGACCCGGCGACCCTCCGCCTGTTGAGGCACAACCCCTTCGCGGAGCGCCCACCGCGCGCGATCCGTGTGATCCTGTACCGCTACCGCTTCACGACCTGGAAGGAGCGGCGCGACACGGGCGCGTGGTGGACGCGCACGCGCCTGGGCGAGTACCTCCCGCCCATGGCGCTCAGCGGCTGA